Proteins encoded together in one Neobacillus sp. FSL H8-0543 window:
- the asnB gene encoding asparagine synthase (glutamine-hydrolyzing), with translation MCGVTGWVDFTKDIRTEKETLVKMTNTLAKRGPDETNIWSDTHVGFGHKRLIVVDPEGGRQPMTKQKEGNDYTLCYNGELYNTEDIRKVLLTKGYSFKGHSDTEVLLTAYIEWAEECVKYLNGIYAFAVWDRQKEQLFIGRDRLGVKPLFFTEFQKGILFASELKAILANPGMKTEIDSKGLAEIFGLGPSRSPGSGIFKGIMELRPAHALTFSKNGLKIWRYWNVESNEHKDNVVETAEKVRFLVTDAITRQLVSDVPLSTFLSGGLDSSIITAVAAQAFEKSGKGPLTTYSIDYEGNDQFFKANEFQPNADEKWIKIVTDTFQTNHLYKKISQQQLVNDLTEAVHVRDSPGMADVDSSLLWFCKEIKNDFVVSLSGECADEIFGGYPWFHRKQDLERPGFPWMRSLSERNNLLRSDWQQKLNLNEFVADKYNQAILETPKLDGESLEESKRRELFYINMTHFMTTLLDRKDRMSMGASLEVRVPFADHRLVEYVWNIPWHIKMHEGREKGILRKAFEGILPDEVLYRKKSPYPKTHNPAYTLAVQTRLKEIVADKSTVLLELFNRDLLHEIIDSGGTSFKEPWFGQLMTGPQLLAYFVQLDIWFKDYNINIVN, from the coding sequence ATGTGCGGAGTAACAGGTTGGGTGGATTTTACTAAAGATATTAGAACTGAGAAAGAAACATTGGTAAAGATGACAAATACCCTCGCTAAGAGAGGCCCAGATGAAACCAACATTTGGAGTGATACGCATGTTGGCTTTGGCCATAAGCGTTTGATTGTTGTTGACCCTGAAGGGGGAAGACAGCCAATGACAAAACAAAAAGAGGGTAACGATTATACGCTATGCTACAACGGTGAATTATACAATACAGAAGATATCCGCAAAGTTCTCCTTACTAAAGGATATTCCTTCAAAGGTCATTCTGATACTGAAGTTCTGTTAACTGCCTATATAGAATGGGCGGAAGAGTGTGTAAAATATCTGAACGGTATATATGCGTTTGCCGTTTGGGATCGTCAGAAAGAACAACTCTTCATTGGACGCGATCGATTAGGTGTTAAACCGCTGTTTTTTACAGAATTCCAAAAAGGGATTTTATTCGCCTCGGAACTTAAAGCAATACTGGCAAACCCTGGTATGAAAACGGAGATTGACAGTAAGGGATTAGCTGAGATTTTTGGTTTAGGCCCATCAAGGTCACCTGGTTCGGGGATTTTTAAGGGGATTATGGAGCTCAGACCTGCACATGCTCTCACCTTTTCAAAAAACGGCTTAAAAATTTGGCGTTATTGGAATGTTGAAAGTAACGAGCATAAGGACAATGTAGTGGAGACGGCCGAGAAGGTCCGTTTTTTGGTTACAGATGCTATTACAAGACAGCTTGTTTCAGATGTCCCGTTATCCACATTTCTATCGGGAGGACTTGATTCAAGCATTATTACGGCGGTTGCTGCGCAAGCCTTCGAGAAAAGCGGAAAAGGGCCGCTCACCACCTATTCTATCGACTATGAAGGAAATGATCAGTTTTTTAAGGCAAATGAGTTTCAGCCAAATGCGGATGAAAAATGGATCAAAATTGTAACGGATACATTTCAAACAAATCATCTTTATAAAAAAATTTCTCAGCAGCAATTAGTGAATGATTTAACAGAAGCGGTTCATGTTCGCGATAGCCCTGGAATGGCAGATGTTGATTCCTCCCTGCTTTGGTTTTGTAAGGAAATAAAAAATGATTTTGTTGTAAGCCTTTCAGGAGAATGTGCGGATGAGATTTTTGGAGGATATCCTTGGTTTCACCGAAAACAAGATCTAGAGCGCCCAGGATTTCCATGGATGCGTTCGTTAAGTGAAAGGAACAACTTATTACGATCCGATTGGCAGCAAAAACTGAACCTAAATGAATTTGTAGCCGACAAGTACAATCAGGCCATATTGGAGACACCAAAACTGGATGGGGAAAGTTTGGAGGAATCTAAGCGAAGAGAGCTCTTTTATATTAATATGACCCATTTTATGACGACCTTGCTGGACCGTAAAGATCGTATGAGTATGGGGGCCAGTCTTGAAGTACGGGTTCCATTTGCCGACCATCGTCTTGTTGAATATGTATGGAATATCCCTTGGCATATCAAGATGCATGAAGGCCGGGAGAAGGGGATTTTACGAAAAGCCTTTGAAGGAATTCTTCCGGACGAAGTTCTTTATCGAAAGAAGAGTCCCTATCCAAAAACACATAATCCAGCATATACATTGGCCGTTCAAACACGCCTGAAGGAAATTGTAGCGGATAAATCAACCGTATTATTGGAGTTATTTAACCGTGATTTACTTCATGAAATCATTGATTCGGGGGGAACGAGTTTTAAAGAGCCATGGTTTGGCCAACTGATGACTGGACCGCAATTACTGGCCTATTTTGTGCAGTTAGACATCTGGTTCAAAGATTACAATATTAACATAGTGAATTAA
- a CDS encoding alpha-amylase family glycosyl hydrolase, which yields MKKIPILFILTFSLLFSSVPTYAKEQKADRLWQDETVYSLMVDRFNNGDTKNDIDVNTKDPLSYVGGDFQGVIDKLDYLKDMGFTAIRLTSIFDNTAGGYHGYWVNDFYKTDEHFGSLKTFKKLVSEAHDRELKVIIDFVANNVSAEHPWVNDSTKQSWFHEQQDINDSNDQQELENGWVDDLPDLNQDNPEVKNYLIDAARWWINNTDIDGYSLPEVNHVPVGFWSDFSKAVKKEKENFFLIGVGSQTHTGEWEKYENAGIDSIFDYSHSDKLREVFAGTDKSLQSLEANGEKNIFQHPELMANFFDNENTVRFTSDIVDQKMFPGSRWRTALAYLYSTPGIPMVFYGSEIALNGGEIPDNHGLMNFRTEKELIDYITKLGELRNQLPSLTRGTMDMLYDKDGMVVYKRSFQDETSIIAINNTSKSQNVTLTKEDIEAGKELRGLLKGDLVRSEEDQYDIIIDRDEAEYYVLAKKSGLNLPLVGSLVVVFLLAIAFIILIKNRSKRNGEV from the coding sequence ATGAAAAAAATTCCAATTTTATTTATTCTAACTTTTAGTTTGTTATTCTCATCTGTTCCTACATATGCAAAAGAACAGAAAGCGGATCGTCTGTGGCAAGATGAAACGGTATATTCTTTAATGGTGGATCGCTTTAATAACGGCGATACAAAAAATGACATCGATGTCAATACAAAAGACCCTTTATCCTATGTTGGCGGTGATTTTCAAGGGGTTATTGATAAATTGGATTACTTAAAAGACATGGGGTTTACAGCAATCCGTCTCACTTCTATATTTGATAACACTGCAGGCGGATACCATGGATATTGGGTGAATGATTTTTACAAAACAGACGAGCATTTTGGTTCATTAAAAACCTTTAAAAAACTAGTAAGTGAAGCACATGATAGAGAGTTGAAAGTAATCATTGACTTTGTCGCGAATAATGTCTCAGCAGAACATCCTTGGGTGAATGATTCGACAAAGCAGTCATGGTTTCATGAACAGCAGGATATAAATGATTCGAATGATCAACAGGAATTGGAAAATGGCTGGGTGGATGATTTGCCTGATCTAAATCAGGACAACCCTGAGGTAAAGAATTATTTAATAGATGCGGCCAGATGGTGGATTAACAATACAGATATTGATGGCTATAGTTTGCCGGAAGTCAATCATGTTCCAGTTGGTTTTTGGAGTGATTTTTCAAAAGCAGTTAAAAAAGAGAAGGAAAACTTTTTCCTCATAGGAGTAGGCTCACAAACTCATACGGGCGAATGGGAGAAGTATGAAAATGCCGGAATAGATAGTATATTTGATTATTCACATAGCGATAAGTTAAGAGAGGTATTTGCAGGAACGGATAAATCGCTTCAATCCCTTGAGGCTAACGGTGAAAAGAATATCTTTCAACATCCGGAATTAATGGCTAATTTCTTTGATAATGAGAATACTGTTCGATTTACGAGTGATATCGTCGATCAGAAAATGTTCCCCGGCTCACGATGGAGAACGGCATTAGCCTATCTATACTCCACACCTGGAATTCCGATGGTTTTTTATGGCAGTGAGATTGCCCTAAATGGAGGGGAAATTCCAGATAATCACGGTCTAATGAATTTTAGAACAGAAAAAGAGCTGATCGATTATATTACGAAGCTTGGTGAATTACGTAATCAGCTTCCATCCCTGACTAGAGGAACAATGGATATGCTCTATGATAAAGACGGAATGGTTGTGTATAAGCGCAGTTTTCAGGATGAAACCTCGATTATCGCCATTAATAATACGAGTAAATCACAAAATGTTACGCTAACAAAAGAGGATATTGAAGCAGGAAAAGAGCTTCGCGGTTTACTAAAGGGTGATCTTGTTCGCAGTGAAGAGGATCAATACGATATTATTATCGACCGTGATGAAGCTGAATACTATGTATTAGCAAAGAAAAGCGGACTGAATCTTCCATTAGTTGGATCGTTAGTTGTTGTATTTCTATTAGCTATTGCTTTCATTATCTTAATTAAAAATAGAAGTAAGAGAAATGGTGAAGTCTAA
- a CDS encoding SDR family oxidoreductase, whose protein sequence is MTNNKQKTAFPPQHQNHQPGVESEMNPRPISVDPNYKSAGKLSGKTAIITGGDSGIGKSVAIYFAKEGADVVISYLEEHEDAKETKKLIETEGRKCQLFAGDIGSEEFCKTIVNQTIEEFGKVDILVNNAAEQHPQKSLLNITSAQLEKTFRTNIFSYFYMTKMVLPHLKKGASIINTASITAYEGHDQLLDYSATKGAIVTFTRSLAKSLAKQGIRVNGVAPGPIWTPLIPSTFTEEKVAAFGSNTPMGRAGQPNELAPSYVFLASDDSSYVSGQIIHVNGGTVVNG, encoded by the coding sequence ATGACTAACAACAAACAAAAAACTGCGTTTCCGCCTCAGCACCAAAACCATCAACCTGGAGTAGAAAGTGAAATGAATCCAAGGCCGATTTCTGTCGATCCAAATTATAAAAGTGCCGGGAAATTGTCTGGCAAAACCGCCATCATTACTGGAGGTGATAGTGGGATCGGTAAATCAGTAGCTATTTATTTTGCCAAAGAAGGTGCTGATGTAGTGATCAGTTACTTAGAGGAACACGAAGATGCAAAAGAAACAAAAAAGCTAATTGAAACAGAAGGACGCAAATGCCAACTTTTTGCAGGTGATATCGGCAGTGAAGAATTTTGTAAAACAATCGTCAATCAGACCATCGAAGAATTTGGAAAAGTTGATATTTTAGTAAATAATGCAGCGGAACAGCATCCGCAAAAAAGCCTGTTAAATATCACTTCTGCACAACTGGAAAAGACTTTCAGGACAAATATTTTCTCCTATTTTTATATGACAAAAATGGTACTACCTCACTTAAAGAAAGGGGCATCAATTATTAATACTGCCTCCATAACCGCCTATGAAGGACATGATCAATTATTGGATTACTCTGCTACCAAAGGAGCGATTGTTACCTTCACACGGTCGTTAGCTAAATCACTCGCTAAACAAGGGATTAGGGTAAATGGGGTTGCTCCGGGACCCATCTGGACTCCGCTAATTCCCTCGACCTTCACCGAAGAGAAGGTGGCTGCCTTTGGAAGCAATACACCAATGGGGAGAGCTGGCCAGCCGAACGAGCTCGCGCCTAGCTACGTTTTCCTAGCTTCGGACGATTCCTCCTATGTTAGTGGACAAATCATCCACGTCAATGGCGGAACAGTCGTAAATGGGTAA
- a CDS encoding YajQ family cyclic di-GMP-binding protein: MAKDESFDIVSKVDFTEVTNAITATMKEIKTRYDFKGSKSDVTLDKEDLVLVSDDEFKMDQLKDVLLGRLIKRGVPVRNLDYGKIEKASGGTVRQRAKLVQGIDKENAKKINTIIKNSGVKVKSQVQDDQVRVSGKNRDDLQKIISLVREAELTVDVQFINYR; encoded by the coding sequence ATGGCCAAAGATGAATCATTTGATATTGTATCCAAAGTAGACTTTACTGAAGTCACAAATGCGATTACTGCCACGATGAAGGAAATCAAAACTCGTTATGATTTTAAAGGCAGCAAAAGTGATGTCACACTAGATAAAGAAGATCTTGTACTTGTTTCAGACGATGAATTTAAAATGGATCAACTGAAAGACGTTTTACTTGGCAGATTGATCAAAAGAGGGGTACCAGTTAGAAATCTCGATTACGGTAAGATTGAAAAAGCATCTGGCGGGACCGTCCGCCAACGGGCAAAATTGGTTCAAGGGATTGACAAGGAAAATGCAAAAAAGATCAATACAATAATAAAAAATAGTGGCGTCAAGGTAAAGAGCCAGGTCCAGGATGACCAAGTTCGCGTGAGTGGCAAAAATCGTGACGACCTGCAAAAAATTATCTCTTTGGTCCGTGAAGCGGAACTGACAGTGGATGTACAATTTATTAATTATCGATAA
- a CDS encoding S1-like domain-containing RNA-binding protein: protein MSLQELIGQTTTLTVARIADFGYFLTDGEEDVLLHIKEADREYEVDESVEVFLYVDSEGRTSASTTIPPIAIGKYAWLKVVDANPHVGVFLDIGLKKDLLLGADDLPVHKSVWPKAGDLVYVTLRVNNNYLLYARLASDPIIESISIEADSEDFNKNIQGHIYRTAKVGSWIYTIEGFKGFIHESQRTQEPRLGQLVEGRIIDVKVDGTINVTLHPRKQESQDLDAERVYEYLMSRNGAMPFTDKSMPEEIQERFQLSKGAFKRALGKLMKEGRVYQEGSWTYEKKE, encoded by the coding sequence ATGTCATTACAAGAACTAATTGGTCAAACCACCACTTTAACGGTAGCTAGAATAGCTGATTTTGGCTATTTTTTAACAGACGGAGAAGAAGATGTATTATTGCATATAAAAGAAGCAGATCGAGAATATGAAGTGGATGAATCTGTAGAGGTGTTCCTTTATGTCGATTCGGAAGGCAGAACGTCCGCTTCTACAACGATACCTCCAATTGCTATTGGAAAATATGCTTGGCTTAAAGTAGTCGATGCCAACCCTCATGTAGGTGTGTTTTTAGACATTGGTCTAAAAAAGGATTTATTATTAGGAGCCGATGACCTCCCTGTCCACAAGTCAGTCTGGCCTAAGGCTGGTGATTTAGTGTATGTTACCTTACGGGTAAATAATAATTACCTCTTATATGCTAGGCTTGCATCGGACCCTATTATTGAATCGATTTCGATAGAGGCAGACTCAGAGGATTTTAACAAAAATATTCAGGGGCACATTTACCGAACTGCAAAGGTAGGAAGCTGGATTTATACAATTGAGGGTTTTAAAGGATTTATTCATGAATCGCAACGGACACAGGAACCTCGTTTAGGACAATTGGTTGAAGGTCGAATCATTGATGTCAAGGTAGATGGAACAATCAATGTAACGTTACACCCAAGAAAACAGGAATCACAAGACCTTGATGCGGAAAGGGTTTATGAATATTTAATGAGTAGAAATGGTGCGATGCCATTCACTGATAAAAGTATGCCAGAGGAAATTCAAGAACGGTTTCAGTTAAGTAAAGGTGCGTTTAAACGTGCCCTCGGAAAATTGATGAAAGAGGGCAGAGTATATCAAGAAGGAAGCTGGACGTACGAGAAGAAAGAATAA
- a CDS encoding DUF3941 domain-containing protein: protein MPHTSDNDKKAKDNNALLHEKNMMSEKNRQAGKNQYSKKTDHK from the coding sequence ATGCCACATACTTCTGATAACGATAAAAAAGCCAAGGACAATAATGCCTTGCTGCACGAAAAGAATATGATGAGTGAAAAGAATCGTCAGGCAGGAAAAAATCAATACTCCAAGAAAACAGATCATAAATAA
- a CDS encoding DegV family protein, giving the protein MQVKILADSACDLPKYFYNESNVTLFPLRVHVNGQEYEDVKTIDPKTVYDAIRSGEVPKTSQVSPQLFEEVFMKMAENNEDGIYISFSSELSGTYQTSVMILDQVKEKYPNFNLTIVDTKCASLGVGLIVKEAARLASGNVAKEEILKDVLFRSQHMEHLFTVDDLDYLAKGGRVSKASAFLGGLLNIKPILNVEDGKLVPIEKLRGKKKVMRRLVEIMNERGADMSNQVIGISHADSEETVLEVKAMIEEEFHPKEVYISDIGSAVGAHTGPGTISIFFLNQLPS; this is encoded by the coding sequence ATGCAGGTAAAAATACTAGCTGACAGCGCATGCGATTTACCTAAATATTTTTACAATGAATCTAACGTCACATTATTTCCGTTAAGAGTTCATGTAAATGGCCAAGAATATGAAGATGTTAAGACAATTGATCCAAAGACGGTATATGATGCCATCCGCAGCGGTGAGGTACCAAAAACATCACAGGTTTCTCCTCAATTATTTGAAGAAGTGTTTATGAAAATGGCTGAGAACAATGAAGATGGAATATATATTTCCTTCTCTTCTGAATTATCAGGTACATATCAGACGTCTGTTATGATTCTTGACCAAGTGAAGGAAAAATATCCAAACTTTAATTTAACTATCGTTGATACAAAGTGTGCATCTCTTGGAGTAGGCCTGATCGTTAAGGAAGCAGCAAGACTTGCATCTGGCAATGTTGCAAAAGAAGAAATCCTGAAAGATGTTCTATTCAGAAGTCAACATATGGAGCATCTCTTTACAGTTGATGATTTAGATTATCTTGCTAAAGGCGGCCGAGTATCAAAGGCCTCAGCTTTCCTTGGAGGCTTATTGAATATTAAACCTATCTTAAATGTTGAAGATGGCAAACTTGTTCCCATTGAGAAGCTGCGTGGTAAAAAGAAAGTCATGCGCCGTTTAGTTGAAATTATGAATGAGCGCGGTGCTGACATGAGTAATCAAGTAATTGGGATAAGCCATGCGGATTCAGAAGAAACAGTATTAGAAGTAAAGGCGATGATTGAAGAGGAATTTCATCCTAAAGAGGTATATATCTCTGACATCGGCTCAGCTGTTGGTGCCCATACTGGTCCAGGAACTATTTCTATCTTTTTCTTAAATCAACTGCCATCATAA
- a CDS encoding YitT family protein: MLWSQSKKVVVVIVGAFLNALAINFFLIPANVYSSGFTGVAQLLSKVLSEQTPLNVSMGFLLLALNIPVAVLGWLKVGKSFTLYSFLSVAMSSLFLELIPIKQVSADILLNAVFGGVIVAVGVGITLKWGASTGGLDIIAMVLSRMKDKPIGTYLFILNGFIIISAGFLFGWEKALYTIVSLYATTRVVDAIHTSHAKLTAMVITKKADELKAAIHSQLVRGITMIPAKGAFSNEPRDIMMIVVTRYELFDLERIIKEIDPNAFTNIIQTTGVFGFFRRD, translated from the coding sequence ATGCTGTGGAGTCAATCAAAAAAGGTAGTAGTTGTAATAGTAGGGGCATTCTTAAACGCACTAGCAATAAATTTCTTTTTAATTCCCGCAAATGTATATTCTAGCGGCTTTACAGGGGTTGCTCAATTACTCTCAAAGGTATTGAGTGAACAGACACCGCTTAATGTCTCCATGGGGTTTCTATTACTGGCTCTTAATATTCCGGTAGCAGTTCTTGGCTGGCTGAAGGTAGGGAAGTCGTTTACGTTATATAGCTTTTTAAGTGTTGCCATGTCCTCGCTCTTTCTAGAACTAATACCAATCAAACAGGTTTCAGCAGACATCCTGCTTAACGCCGTTTTTGGCGGTGTGATAGTAGCTGTTGGGGTTGGTATCACATTAAAATGGGGGGCATCAACAGGCGGATTAGACATTATTGCGATGGTATTATCAAGGATGAAAGACAAGCCGATAGGTACTTATTTGTTTATTTTAAATGGATTTATCATTATTTCAGCCGGTTTTCTTTTTGGCTGGGAAAAGGCACTTTACACCATAGTGTCTTTATATGCCACTACAAGGGTGGTTGACGCCATTCATACAAGTCATGCCAAACTTACTGCGATGGTCATTACAAAGAAGGCGGATGAACTAAAAGCAGCGATTCATTCACAGCTTGTTCGGGGGATCACGATGATTCCGGCGAAGGGGGCTTTTTCGAATGAACCAAGGGATATTATGATGATTGTTGTTACTCGTTACGAGCTTTTTGATTTAGAGAGGATTATTAAGGAGATAGATCCGAATGCCTTTACCAATATCATTCAAACAACAGGGGTTTTTGGATTTTTCCGTAGGGATTAA
- a CDS encoding DUF3813 domain-containing protein, which yields MGNQLFQEARRFVEMAKNANPEYRESAVGKAKNALSSAFANSTVAEQSQLQEMQTELEQMQ from the coding sequence ATGGGTAACCAATTGTTCCAGGAAGCAAGAAGATTTGTTGAGATGGCAAAGAACGCCAACCCTGAGTATCGCGAATCTGCTGTTGGGAAGGCAAAGAATGCACTAAGTTCTGCTTTCGCCAATTCAACCGTCGCAGAACAAAGTCAGCTCCAAGAAATGCAAACTGAGCTTGAACAAATGCAATAA
- a CDS encoding Cof-type HAD-IIB family hydrolase, whose product MADKHLIALDLDGTLLKDDKTISLKTKEILRKARNAGHVVMIATGRPYRSSELYYRELELDTPIVNFNGAFMHNPSNHKWGFYHEPLDVKVAKDIVEACRSFQFHNIIAEVIDEVYFHYHDEKLLDIFSMGNPKVTTGDLSNFLKDSPTSLLIHTEEDQLKDIRQHLSDVHAEVIDHRSWAAPWHVIEIIKTGLSKAVGLKKASEYFNIPPERIIAFGDEDNDLEMLEYAGYGVAMGNGIDTVKNIANEVTLTNEEDGVGVYLADLLNLKL is encoded by the coding sequence ATGGCAGATAAACACTTAATTGCATTAGATTTAGATGGAACCTTATTAAAGGATGATAAAACGATTTCCTTAAAAACCAAGGAAATCTTAAGGAAGGCCAGAAATGCAGGACATGTAGTAATGATTGCAACGGGAAGGCCCTACCGCTCAAGCGAACTATATTATCGTGAATTAGAGTTAGACACACCGATTGTCAATTTTAATGGGGCTTTCATGCATAATCCCAGCAATCATAAGTGGGGGTTTTATCATGAACCTTTGGACGTAAAAGTCGCTAAGGATATAGTGGAAGCTTGCCGTTCCTTTCAATTTCACAATATTATTGCAGAAGTAATTGATGAGGTTTATTTCCATTATCATGATGAAAAACTATTAGATATCTTTAGTATGGGCAATCCAAAGGTTACAACTGGAGATTTGAGCAATTTCTTGAAGGATTCTCCAACAAGTCTGTTAATTCATACAGAGGAAGACCAATTAAAGGATATTCGCCAGCATTTATCTGATGTTCATGCTGAAGTGATTGATCATCGCAGTTGGGCCGCACCATGGCATGTGATTGAAATTATCAAAACCGGCTTAAGTAAAGCAGTTGGTTTAAAAAAGGCATCTGAATATTTCAACATCCCTCCTGAAAGGATTATTGCTTTCGGTGATGAGGATAACGATTTGGAAATGCTTGAATATGCTGGTTATGGTGTCGCTATGGGCAACGGGATTGACACAGTGAAAAATATTGCCAACGAAGTCACCCTTACTAACGAGGAAGACGGTGTCGGTGTATATTTGGCTGATTTGTTAAATTTAAAGTTATAA
- a CDS encoding prolyl oligopeptidase family serine peptidase produces the protein MVIVENHLINRIPLLHIVKKDAQLETLPFIIFSHGFTSAKEHNLHYAYLLAEKGFRVILPEALYHGEREQGISEEIFYGHFWEIVIKTIHELNNIKEYYVQEGLADPERIGLAGTSMGGMVTLGALTKYKWAKAAVSLMGMPAYENYSLWQMDQLQGQGIKLPFTETQISEQLSILRQFDLSLQQEKLEKRPLLFWHGKKDPIVPFELTYQFYQSIKNDYEEVPENLHFIIDERADHKVSREGLEATIEWFEKYLLH, from the coding sequence GTGGTAATCGTTGAAAATCATTTAATAAACCGAATTCCATTGTTACATATTGTGAAGAAGGATGCGCAGCTTGAAACACTTCCGTTTATTATTTTTAGCCATGGATTTACCAGTGCGAAGGAGCATAATCTCCATTATGCCTATTTATTAGCGGAAAAGGGATTTCGAGTTATCCTTCCCGAAGCATTATACCATGGTGAACGGGAGCAAGGGATTTCGGAGGAAATCTTCTATGGGCATTTTTGGGAGATTGTCATAAAGACAATCCATGAATTAAATAATATAAAGGAATACTATGTACAGGAGGGGTTAGCTGATCCAGAACGAATTGGTCTTGCTGGTACTTCAATGGGTGGTATGGTTACTTTAGGCGCTTTAACAAAATATAAATGGGCAAAAGCAGCAGTTAGCTTAATGGGGATGCCGGCCTATGAAAATTATTCCCTTTGGCAAATGGATCAACTACAAGGCCAGGGAATCAAGCTTCCATTTACAGAAACTCAGATTTCTGAGCAATTATCGATTCTTCGTCAATTTGATTTGAGTCTTCAACAAGAAAAACTGGAAAAACGTCCGTTATTATTCTGGCATGGTAAAAAAGATCCGATTGTGCCTTTCGAGTTAACATACCAATTTTACCAATCCATTAAGAATGATTATGAGGAAGTGCCAGAAAATCTTCATTTTATTATCGATGAGCGAGCGGATCACAAGGTGAGCAGAGAAGGGTTAGAAGCAACGATTGAATGGTTTGAGAAATACTTGTTACATTAA
- a CDS encoding metal-sulfur cluster assembly factor translates to MNEELKENIMGALELVIDPELGVDIVNLGLVYDAEMDDEGNTTITMTLTSMGCPLAGTIVDQVKRALVDIPEVKEVEVNIVFNPPWTKEMMSRYAKIALGIR, encoded by the coding sequence ATGAATGAAGAATTAAAAGAAAATATTATGGGCGCCTTAGAATTAGTAATAGATCCAGAGTTAGGCGTAGATATTGTTAATTTAGGATTAGTATATGATGCTGAAATGGATGATGAAGGGAACACAACCATCACGATGACATTAACCTCGATGGGATGTCCTCTCGCAGGTACAATTGTTGACCAGGTAAAAAGAGCATTGGTTGATATTCCTGAGGTGAAAGAGGTAGAAGTAAATATCGTCTTTAACCCGCCTTGGACCAAGGAAATGATGTCACGCTATGCGAAGATTGCTTTAGGAATTCGTTAA
- a CDS encoding DsrE family protein yields MKNKVILVSSNQLGRGSNELGENILETFFTVLKQRDVLPTAVFCMNSGVLTMTKDSFVSVHLQELEEKGVEILACKTCVDHFEVENKLSVGKISGMADFVELSAKYEVMTIS; encoded by the coding sequence ATGAAAAACAAAGTGATATTAGTTAGCTCAAATCAACTTGGCCGTGGTAGTAATGAGTTGGGCGAGAATATTCTCGAAACGTTTTTTACTGTATTGAAACAACGGGATGTGTTGCCCACAGCTGTTTTTTGTATGAATAGCGGTGTTCTGACCATGACGAAGGATTCATTCGTATCGGTTCATTTGCAGGAATTAGAAGAAAAAGGTGTCGAGATTTTAGCTTGTAAAACATGTGTTGACCATTTTGAAGTTGAAAATAAATTAAGCGTTGGAAAAATTAGTGGAATGGCCGATTTTGTTGAGCTTTCTGCTAAATATGAAGTAATGACCATTTCCTAA